One Pseudomonas abieticivorans genomic region harbors:
- a CDS encoding class I SAM-dependent methyltransferase: MSTPPSSPDEVKLPERHPGQQAQRYLQKSRSGLARKLSHWREEQLARYSLNSAGEPGLVLDLPCRAGRFWPVLAEHGNRVILAADDSPEVIQVAETLCAPEVLKRITTFQASVFSISLNSSAVDCIFCMRLFHHVESYEQRRNILREFHRVSRDTVIISLWVDGNFKSWRRKRLEQRRLAAGQAVRRHNRFVVGKEQIEREFHDAGFEIVTYHDLIPGYAMWRTYVLRKPN; encoded by the coding sequence ATGTCCACGCCTCCGTCTTCGCCGGATGAAGTCAAACTGCCCGAGCGCCACCCTGGGCAGCAGGCACAGCGGTATCTGCAAAAAAGCCGTTCGGGCCTGGCCCGCAAGCTGTCGCACTGGCGTGAAGAGCAGTTGGCGCGTTATTCGCTGAACTCGGCCGGGGAGCCGGGCCTGGTGCTGGATTTGCCCTGCCGGGCCGGGCGCTTCTGGCCGGTGCTGGCCGAGCATGGCAACCGGGTGATTCTGGCGGCGGACGACAGCCCGGAGGTCATCCAGGTAGCCGAAACCCTCTGCGCGCCTGAGGTGCTCAAGCGCATTACCACGTTCCAGGCCTCGGTTTTCTCCATCAGCCTGAACAGCAGCGCGGTGGACTGCATATTTTGCATGCGCCTGTTTCACCACGTCGAAAGCTACGAGCAGCGGCGCAACATCCTGCGTGAGTTCCACCGCGTCAGCCGTGACACCGTGATCATTTCACTTTGGGTGGACGGTAATTTCAAATCCTGGCGGCGAAAACGCTTGGAACAGCGTCGATTGGCGGCGGGGCAGGCGGTGCGGCGGCATAACCGCTTCGTGGTCGGCAAGGAGCAGATAGAGCGTGAGTTCCACGACGCCGGCTTCGAGATCGTCACCTATCATGACTTGATACCCGGCTACGCCATGTGGCGCACCTACGTACTGCGCAAACCCAACTGA
- a CDS encoding helix-turn-helix domain-containing protein, translated as MKTIHKARYQSLLKLLTDARKEAGLTQSELSAKLMRPQSYVSKVENAERRLDVIEFLELCEALGRAPNTLIEQIQL; from the coding sequence ATGAAGACCATCCACAAGGCTCGTTACCAGTCACTTTTGAAGCTTTTGACCGATGCCAGGAAGGAAGCAGGCCTTACGCAAAGCGAGCTCTCGGCAAAGCTGATGCGGCCGCAATCGTACGTCTCGAAGGTCGAGAATGCGGAGCGCAGGTTGGATGTGATTGAGTTTCTGGAGTTGTGCGAGGCCTTGGGAAGAGCTCCCAATACCCTGATCGAGCAGATTCAGCTGTGA
- a CDS encoding spermidine synthase: MKRFVLLDTTPIPDNGGALCLFEYGEDFVIKIQGGDGGQLMNTRMHGSEDALAEIPCRKVAGRPGSRVLIGGLGMGFTLAAALKNLGKTAEVVVAELVPGVVEWNRGPLGEKAGRPLDDPRTTVRMEDVAKVLQAEPAGFDAIMLDVDNGPEGLTQKANSWLYSSQGLSACARALRPKGVLAVWSASADRQFSDKLRRAGFKAEEVQVFAHGNKGTRHTIWICEKLKAQ, from the coding sequence ATGAAACGTTTCGTACTGCTCGACACCACGCCCATCCCCGACAACGGTGGCGCCCTGTGCCTGTTCGAGTACGGCGAGGATTTTGTCATCAAGATCCAGGGCGGTGACGGCGGCCAGTTGATGAATACCCGCATGCACGGTTCCGAAGACGCCCTGGCAGAAATACCCTGCCGCAAGGTGGCCGGCCGGCCAGGCTCACGCGTGCTGATCGGTGGCCTGGGCATGGGGTTCACCCTGGCCGCAGCGCTGAAGAACCTGGGCAAGACCGCCGAAGTGGTGGTCGCCGAACTGGTGCCCGGCGTGGTGGAATGGAACCGCGGCCCCCTGGGTGAAAAAGCCGGCCGCCCCCTGGACGACCCGCGCACCACCGTGCGCATGGAAGACGTGGCCAAGGTGCTGCAGGCAGAGCCCGCAGGCTTTGACGCGATCATGCTGGACGTCGACAACGGCCCTGAAGGCCTGACCCAAAAAGCCAACAGCTGGTTGTATTCCTCACAAGGCCTGAGCGCCTGCGCCCGCGCCTTGCGCCCCAAGGGCGTGTTGGCCGTGTGGTCGGCCAGCGCCGACCGGCAGTTTTCCGACAAGCTGCGCAGGGCCGGTTTCAAGGCCGAGGAAGTGCAGGTGTTCGCCCACGGCAACAAGGGCACGCGGCACACCATCTGGATCTGTGAAAAACTCAAAGCCCAGTAA
- a CDS encoding YgaP family membrane protein, protein MSNNQHLEVFDTIPRQTHSVEQNVHGWERAGSLATGVVMVGKGLRRGGLFGLVQIAIGGVALARGITGHSSAKALLEKSRREMDGIRSKIERAGDELSALKASAEAATKSATVTGNDSLKSPKA, encoded by the coding sequence ATGAGCAACAACCAGCACCTGGAAGTCTTCGACACCATCCCGCGCCAAACCCATTCGGTTGAGCAGAACGTACATGGCTGGGAACGCGCCGGCTCCCTGGCCACCGGCGTGGTCATGGTGGGCAAGGGCCTGCGCCGTGGCGGCTTGTTCGGCCTGGTGCAAATCGCCATTGGCGGCGTGGCCCTGGCCCGTGGCATCACCGGGCACAGCTCGGCCAAGGCCTTACTTGAAAAAAGCCGCCGCGAGATGGATGGCATCCGGTCCAAGATCGAACGCGCAGGCGATGAGTTGAGCGCCCTTAAGGCCAGTGCCGAGGCGGCGACGAAGTCGGCCACGGTCACCGGGAATGATTCATTGAAATCGCCCAAGGCCTGA
- a CDS encoding YcgL domain-containing protein, with amino-acid sequence MKHICSIYRSSKKNEMYLYVLKSDALERVPEGLLTVFGKPQHAFDLVLTPERTLAREDITLVLEHLNTQGYHLQMPPAEDEYIEHLPEELLRRNDPM; translated from the coding sequence ATGAAACACATTTGCTCCATCTACCGCAGCTCGAAAAAGAACGAGATGTACCTCTACGTGCTCAAGAGCGATGCGCTGGAGCGCGTGCCCGAAGGGCTGCTGACGGTGTTTGGCAAGCCACAGCACGCATTCGACCTGGTACTGACCCCGGAGCGCACCCTGGCCCGCGAGGACATCACGTTAGTGCTGGAGCACCTGAATACCCAGGGCTACCACCTGCAAATGCCGCCGGCCGAAGACGAGTACATCGAGCACTTGCCCGAAGAGCTGCTGCGCCGCAACGACCCGATGTGA
- a CDS encoding helix-turn-helix domain-containing protein, with product MKKRDLFSEMMQGVAEMAAQREGKITLRQHTIEDKPAPEISAQEIVALRDKLHMSQSVFARRIRTSTSTLRNWEQEKSKPNAQAALLIKLVEQYPDMVERLGTV from the coding sequence ATGAAAAAGCGCGACCTTTTCTCCGAGATGATGCAAGGCGTCGCCGAAATGGCCGCTCAGCGTGAGGGCAAAATCACACTGCGCCAGCACACCATCGAGGACAAGCCAGCACCTGAAATTTCAGCCCAGGAAATCGTAGCACTGCGAGATAAACTTCATATGTCACAAAGTGTTTTCGCCCGCCGAATCCGAACGAGCACCAGTACGCTGCGTAATTGGGAACAAGAAAAATCAAAGCCAAATGCCCAAGCTGCCTTGCTGATTAAACTGGTTGAGCAGTATCCCGACATGGTCGAGCGGCTCGGCACTGTCTGA
- a CDS encoding nitroreductase family protein, translating to MSANSRIAERGIHPQFINRWSPRAFSGESIPQETLLSFFEAARWAPSAYNSQPWRFLYARRDTPNWERYLGLLNEFNRSWAQHAAALVIVISKTTFTAPGATEETPALWHTFDTGSAWGHLALQASLSGWHTHGMAGFDQELTRKELNIPEGYALHAAVAIGKLGDKATLADYLQARETPSPRKPLEELAAEGDFSL from the coding sequence ATGAGTGCCAATTCCCGCATTGCCGAGCGCGGTATTCACCCGCAATTCATCAACCGCTGGTCGCCACGCGCTTTCAGCGGCGAGAGCATTCCCCAAGAAACCCTGCTGAGCTTCTTCGAAGCCGCGCGCTGGGCACCGTCGGCGTACAACTCGCAACCGTGGCGCTTTTTATACGCTCGCCGCGACACGCCGAACTGGGAACGCTACCTGGGCCTGCTGAACGAATTCAACCGCAGCTGGGCACAGCACGCGGCAGCGTTGGTGATCGTTATCTCCAAAACCACCTTTACCGCACCAGGCGCCACTGAAGAAACCCCGGCGCTGTGGCACACCTTCGACACCGGTTCTGCCTGGGGCCACCTGGCGCTGCAAGCCAGCCTGAGCGGCTGGCACACCCACGGCATGGCCGGTTTCGACCAGGAGCTGACCCGCAAGGAGCTGAACATTCCAGAAGGTTACGCCCTGCATGCGGCCGTGGCCATTGGCAAGCTGGGTGACAAGGCGACCCTGGCCGACTACCTGCAGGCCCGCGAAACGCCAAGCCCGCGCAAACCGCTGGAAGAACTGGCGGCCGAAGGCGACTTCAGCCTGTAA
- a CDS encoding D-2-hydroxyacid dehydrogenase — protein sequence MRVLIAEQDHALYAHLLREAAPDLDVLTSGDSAQLSALAADCPVWLGQPDLLATLLRQGHQPQWLQSTWAGITPLLADGLRRDYRLTRAVGVFGQVMAEYALTYMLGHEREVLARLVSQVERKWDSRPGRSLEGRRVLIVGTGDIGQSVADFLLPFGVKLYGIASTPREQAPFIEVAGLDALGRLVGEVDYVINLLPDTPATHDLYDAPMFARFNPDALFINAGRGVAVVDADLVDALKLGHLAGAVIDVCRQEPLPQRHPFWTAWGLLLTGHSSAPTSPQAMVRLFAENLKAYTSKSPLRGEVDFNRGY from the coding sequence ATGCGCGTTTTGATCGCTGAACAGGATCACGCCCTCTACGCACACTTGCTGCGCGAGGCCGCCCCCGACCTAGACGTCCTGACCAGCGGTGATTCAGCCCAGCTGTCGGCCTTGGCCGCAGACTGCCCGGTATGGCTCGGCCAGCCCGACCTGCTGGCCACCTTGCTGCGTCAGGGCCATCAGCCTCAGTGGCTGCAGTCGACCTGGGCGGGGATTACCCCGCTGCTGGCCGACGGGCTGCGCCGCGACTACCGTTTGACCCGTGCCGTGGGCGTATTCGGCCAGGTGATGGCCGAATACGCGCTGACCTACATGCTGGGCCACGAGCGCGAAGTGTTGGCGCGGCTGGTCAGCCAGGTCGAGCGCAAGTGGGACAGCCGCCCGGGCCGCAGCCTGGAAGGGCGCCGGGTGCTGATCGTCGGCACCGGTGACATCGGCCAGAGCGTCGCCGACTTTCTGCTGCCGTTCGGCGTGAAGCTGTATGGCATCGCCAGCACCCCGCGCGAGCAAGCACCGTTCATCGAAGTGGCCGGGCTTGACGCATTGGGCCGCTTGGTGGGTGAGGTGGACTACGTGATCAACCTGCTGCCCGATACCCCGGCCACCCACGACCTGTACGATGCGCCGATGTTCGCGCGCTTCAATCCCGATGCGTTGTTCATCAACGCCGGGCGTGGCGTGGCGGTGGTCGATGCAGACCTGGTAGACGCGCTCAAGCTGGGGCACTTGGCGGGTGCGGTGATCGATGTGTGCCGTCAGGAGCCATTGCCACAGCGCCATCCGTTCTGGACGGCCTGGGGCTTGCTGCTGACCGGGCACAGCTCGGCGCCGACGTCGCCGCAGGCGATGGTGAGGTTGTTTGCCGAGAACCTGAAGGCCTACACCTCGAAAAGCCCGCTGCGCGGCGAAGTCGACTTCAACCGCGGGTATTGA
- a CDS encoding YajD family HNH nuclease has product MSSSTPHTAKLDRILADAQRDREMGYRDKALKMYPHVCGRCAREFAGKRLSELTVHHRDHNHDNNPQDGSNWELLCLYCHDNEHSRYTDQQYYAEGSTASPTIAKATHNPFAALAGMLKKD; this is encoded by the coding sequence GTGAGTTCGTCCACGCCCCATACCGCCAAACTCGACCGCATCCTTGCCGACGCCCAACGCGACCGCGAGATGGGGTACCGCGACAAGGCCCTGAAGATGTACCCGCATGTGTGCGGCCGCTGTGCCCGTGAGTTTGCCGGCAAGCGCCTGAGCGAGCTCACCGTGCACCACCGCGACCACAACCACGACAACAACCCCCAGGACGGCTCCAACTGGGAGCTGCTGTGCCTGTACTGCCACGACAACGAGCACTCGCGCTACACCGACCAGCAGTATTACGCCGAAGGCTCCACGGCCAGCCCGACCATCGCCAAGGCCACCCACAACCCCTTCGCGGCTTTGGCCGGCATGTTGAAAAAGGACTGA
- the rnd gene encoding ribonuclease D — MPIEIHWIRDDESLARQCAEWQSLPYVAIDTEFMRVDTFYPIAGLVQVGDGTRAWLIDPLTIKQWQPLAELLENPTLIKVVHACSEDLEVLLRLTGSLPAPLFDTQLAAAYLNLGFSMGYSRLVQAVLNIELPKGETRSDWLQRPLSETQISYAAEDAVHLAEVFEKLRPQLSDEKFAWVLEDGAELVAQLRREVDPYELYRDAKLAWKLSRAQLAVLRELCAWREHEARARDLPRNRIVREHALWPLAKTQPDNLQALAKIEDMHPRTVRQDGDFLLKLIKQAGSVGPDQWPPAVPEPLPIEAAAVLKQLRAIGQAEGERLGIAPEVMLRKKTLEALLKSGYPDGPYQLPESLRGWRRERMGQALLDCLASAGEQP, encoded by the coding sequence GTGCCCATCGAAATTCACTGGATTCGCGACGACGAAAGCCTCGCCCGGCAATGTGCCGAGTGGCAGTCCTTGCCCTACGTCGCCATCGATACCGAATTCATGCGGGTCGACACCTTTTACCCAATCGCAGGCCTGGTGCAGGTAGGTGACGGCACGCGCGCGTGGCTGATCGACCCACTGACCATCAAGCAGTGGCAACCACTGGCAGAGCTTCTGGAAAACCCCACGCTGATCAAGGTGGTGCACGCCTGCAGCGAAGACCTGGAAGTGTTGCTGCGCCTGACCGGCAGCCTGCCGGCGCCGTTGTTCGACACCCAGTTGGCGGCAGCGTACCTCAACCTCGGCTTTTCCATGGGCTACTCGCGCCTGGTGCAAGCGGTGTTGAACATCGAGCTGCCCAAAGGTGAAACCCGTTCCGACTGGTTGCAGCGGCCGTTGTCCGAGACCCAAATCAGCTACGCGGCCGAAGACGCCGTGCACCTGGCCGAGGTGTTCGAGAAACTGCGCCCGCAACTGTCCGACGAAAAATTCGCCTGGGTGCTGGAAGACGGCGCCGAGCTGGTGGCCCAACTGCGTCGCGAGGTCGACCCCTACGAGTTGTATCGCGACGCCAAACTGGCCTGGAAGCTGAGCCGCGCCCAACTGGCGGTGCTACGCGAGCTGTGCGCCTGGCGCGAGCACGAAGCCCGTGCCCGTGACCTGCCGCGCAACCGCATCGTGCGCGAGCACGCCCTGTGGCCCCTGGCCAAGACCCAGCCGGATAACCTGCAAGCCCTGGCCAAGATCGAGGACATGCACCCGCGCACCGTGCGCCAGGACGGCGACTTTTTGCTCAAGTTGATCAAGCAAGCCGGCAGCGTGGGCCCAGACCAGTGGCCGCCAGCCGTGCCCGAGCCCCTGCCGATCGAAGCGGCGGCGGTGCTCAAGCAACTGCGGGCCATCGGCCAGGCCGAAGGCGAGCGCCTGGGGATTGCCCCGGAAGTGATGCTGCGCAAGAAAACCCTCGAGGCCCTGCTCAAAAGCGGTTACCCCGATGGCCCCTATCAATTGCCCGAGTCGCTGCGCGGCTGGCGCCGTGAGCGCATGGGCCAGGCCCTGCTCGACTGCCTGGCCAGCGCTGGAGAACAGCCATGA
- a CDS encoding RNA methyltransferase — translation MANKRYSCIGLFNPKSPENVGSVMRAAGCYGVNSVFYTGKRYERARDFVTDTKRIHYDIPLIGIDDLQKIIPLGCTPVAVELVDGARPLPEYTHPDRAIYIFGPEDGSLDQSVRDWCEDTIYIPTTGCMNLAATVNVVLYDRMAKGLNTRSGPKFK, via the coding sequence GTGGCAAACAAGCGTTACAGCTGCATTGGCCTGTTCAACCCCAAATCCCCGGAAAACGTCGGCTCGGTCATGCGAGCCGCCGGCTGCTACGGCGTGAACTCGGTGTTCTACACCGGCAAGCGCTATGAGCGCGCACGGGATTTTGTCACCGACACCAAGCGCATCCACTACGACATCCCGCTGATCGGCATCGACGACCTGCAAAAGATCATCCCGCTGGGGTGCACGCCGGTGGCCGTCGAGCTGGTGGATGGCGCCCGGCCGTTGCCCGAGTACACCCACCCGGACCGTGCCATCTATATCTTCGGCCCAGAAGACGGCAGCCTCGACCAAAGCGTGCGCGACTGGTGCGAAGACACCATCTACATCCCCACCACCGGCTGCATGAACCTGGCGGCCACGGTGAACGTGGTGCTATACGACCGCATGGCCAAGGGCTTGAACACCCGCTCGGGGCCCAAATTCAAGTAA
- a CDS encoding 5-carboxymethyl-2-hydroxymuconate Delta-isomerase, translating into MPHLHLEYSENLPALEVDTLLLRLNHALVATGQFANESDIKSRAVKAQAFRVGTAPGNRGFAHIKLALLSGRSPEVKKLVSESLLTVLTEAAPWPAGLNIQLCVEILDIDRESYAKARIDG; encoded by the coding sequence ATGCCGCATCTGCACTTGGAATACTCGGAAAACCTGCCAGCCCTGGAAGTCGACACCCTACTGCTGCGCCTTAACCATGCGCTGGTGGCCACCGGGCAGTTCGCCAACGAGTCAGACATTAAAAGCCGTGCGGTCAAGGCCCAGGCTTTTAGGGTTGGCACGGCGCCGGGTAATCGGGGCTTCGCGCACATCAAGCTGGCCTTGCTGAGCGGGCGCTCGCCAGAGGTCAAGAAGCTGGTGTCCGAAAGCCTGTTGACCGTGCTGACCGAGGCGGCGCCGTGGCCGGCAGGTTTGAACATTCAGTTGTGCGTTGAGATCCTTGATATTGACCGTGAGTCTTACGCCAAGGCGCGCATCGACGGTTGA
- a CDS encoding YcgN family cysteine cluster protein produces MAANVDPFWKRKTLEQLDSVEWESLCDGCGLCCLQKLEDEEDNSVYYTSIACKLLDLKTCQCSNYPERKAQVPDCIQLTPGQADEFKWLPPTCGYRLVSEGKDLPLWHHLVSGDREQVHKQHISRSGRMVSERDVDEDAWEDYLIFRAG; encoded by the coding sequence ATGGCCGCAAACGTCGATCCCTTCTGGAAGCGCAAGACCCTCGAGCAGCTCGATAGCGTCGAGTGGGAATCGTTGTGCGACGGTTGTGGCCTATGCTGTTTGCAAAAACTGGAAGACGAAGAAGACAACAGCGTCTATTACACCAGCATCGCTTGCAAATTGCTGGACCTGAAGACCTGCCAGTGCAGCAACTACCCCGAACGCAAGGCCCAGGTGCCGGACTGCATCCAGCTGACGCCAGGGCAAGCCGACGAGTTCAAGTGGCTACCGCCCACCTGCGGTTACCGCCTGGTCAGCGAGGGCAAGGACTTGCCGCTGTGGCACCACTTGGTGAGCGGCGACCGCGAGCAAGTGCACAAGCAGCACATTTCGCGGTCAGGGCGCATGGTCAGCGAACGGGATGTGGATGAAGATGCCTGGGAGGACTACCTGATCTTCCGCGCCGGTTGA
- the yiaY gene encoding L-threonine dehydrogenase translates to MSSTFFIPSVNMMGIGSLDEAMDAIRKYGFRNAMIVTDAGLAKAGVADKVVKLLAAQDINATVFDGAKPNPTVSNVEKGLEQLKLSRADFIISLGGGSPHDCAKGIALCAANGGHISEYEGVDQSAKPQMPLIAINTTAGTASEMTRFCIITDETRHVKMAIVDRNVTPLLSVNDPSLMAAMPKGLTAATGMDALTHAIEAYVSTAATPITDACALKAVELISANLRTAVANGGDMPARENMAYAQFLAGMAFNNASLGYVHAMAHQLGGFYDLPHGVCNAVLLPHVESFNASTCPARLKDVATAMGVYTQGLDDAQGAAAAIAAIRKLSSDIGIPGGLAELGAKADDIPTLAANAMKDACGFTNPRPANQGEIEEIFRTAM, encoded by the coding sequence ATGAGCAGCACGTTCTTCATTCCCTCCGTGAACATGATGGGCATTGGCAGTCTCGACGAAGCCATGGACGCCATCCGCAAGTACGGTTTTCGCAATGCAATGATCGTCACCGACGCGGGCCTGGCCAAGGCTGGGGTGGCGGACAAGGTGGTGAAACTGCTGGCCGCCCAGGACATCAATGCCACGGTGTTCGACGGGGCCAAGCCTAACCCTACCGTCAGCAACGTCGAGAAGGGCTTGGAGCAGCTGAAGCTCAGCCGCGCTGATTTCATTATTTCCCTGGGCGGTGGTTCGCCCCATGACTGTGCCAAGGGTATTGCCCTGTGTGCCGCCAACGGTGGGCATATCAGCGAATACGAAGGCGTGGACCAGTCCGCCAAGCCGCAAATGCCGCTGATCGCGATCAACACCACCGCCGGTACCGCCAGCGAGATGACCCGGTTCTGCATCATCACCGACGAAACCCGCCACGTGAAAATGGCGATCGTGGACCGTAACGTGACGCCGCTGCTGTCGGTCAACGACCCGTCGCTGATGGCGGCGATGCCCAAAGGCCTGACCGCCGCCACCGGCATGGACGCGTTGACCCATGCCATCGAAGCCTATGTGTCCACCGCGGCCACGCCCATCACCGACGCCTGTGCGCTGAAGGCGGTGGAGCTGATCTCTGCCAACCTGCGCACCGCCGTGGCCAATGGCGGCGACATGCCGGCGCGGGAAAACATGGCCTATGCGCAGTTCCTGGCGGGCATGGCGTTCAATAACGCCTCCCTCGGTTATGTGCATGCCATGGCGCATCAGTTGGGCGGCTTCTATGACCTGCCCCACGGCGTGTGCAACGCGGTGTTGCTGCCCCATGTGGAAAGCTTCAACGCCAGCACCTGCCCGGCGCGCCTCAAAGATGTGGCCACGGCCATGGGCGTGTATACCCAAGGCTTGGATGACGCACAGGGCGCGGCAGCGGCGATTGCGGCGATCCGCAAGCTGTCGTCGGATATCGGTATTCCGGGCGGTCTGGCCGAACTGGGTGCAAAGGCCGACGACATTCCGACGCTGGCAGCGAATGCGATGAAGGATGCGTGCGGCTTTACCAACCCGCGGCCGGCAAATCAGGGGGAGATCGAGGAGATTTTCCGTACGGCGATGTGA
- a CDS encoding cyclic nucleotide-binding domain-containing protein has protein sequence MPDTSHLNTEIRDMLMDCGLFNQLQPGDFAAAAGYFAISTPSKGEAIFSEGDAGTFMCIIHYGSVTVQKTGNDNRQIDIATLRKGRAFGEMAVLDGERRSASCVAASDCTLLNLGKDSLDKMLNEAPKVAARIIRALAVSMSKRLRMADGQLLTQQV, from the coding sequence ATGCCAGACACCTCTCACCTGAACACCGAAATCCGCGACATGCTCATGGACTGCGGCCTGTTCAACCAACTGCAACCCGGCGATTTCGCCGCGGCTGCCGGTTATTTCGCCATCAGCACGCCGTCCAAGGGCGAAGCGATTTTCAGCGAGGGCGATGCCGGCACCTTCATGTGCATCATCCACTACGGCTCGGTGACGGTGCAGAAGACTGGCAACGACAACCGCCAGATCGACATCGCCACCTTGCGCAAGGGCCGGGCGTTCGGTGAGATGGCGGTGCTCGACGGCGAGCGGCGCTCGGCCAGTTGCGTGGCTGCCAGCGACTGCACGTTGCTGAACCTGGGCAAGGATTCCTTGGACAAGATGCTCAACGAAGCGCCGAAAGTCGCCGCCCGGATCATCCGCGCCCTGGCGGTGTCGATGTCCAAGCGCCTGCGCATGGCCGACGGCCAACTGCTCACCCAACAGGTCTAG